A window of Pelagicoccus enzymogenes genomic DNA:
TTTCCGAGGCGCTGAAGCTGTTGTCCACTACCTCGCGCTTCTCCGTGCTCGCCGGCACTCCAACATGAAGGCCCTTGACCGAAGGAACACGAGCCAGGCCGCGAATCCCCTCCAGCAGCAGCTGCAAGTCCTCCTGAGAGTCAGGACGCTTCAACCAGAAAAAGACGTGATGCACGAGCTTGTGGCTAGAGTCTAGCTCCTTGCCAGAGAGAGCAGGAAGCGCGGAAGCAGCACCCAACGCAGCTGCCCCCACAAGAAATTTTCTTCGGTTCGGTTGATTCATAGAACTGTGATGATTCAAGCACGAAAACAGAGCAACTCGAATCATCTTCCGAACAACTGAGGTCGACCGACGTATCCTCTCAAAAGAACAAGTCCAAGAAACGATCGGAATTCCAACTCAAGCTCGAAAGCGACCCCAACGGAATCGGGCTCAAATCTCCGTACCAAACATTCCGTTACACTGTCCAATCGAGACAAGCGAGAAGCTCATCGCTGCAGCGTCCCTTTAACTGGACAGCCAGTTTCGCTATTTTGATGCAAAGTTTTGATATCCCTGTTGAGAGGCGAGGTAGTGCAGCGACTAGAGGGGTATCCAGGCACTGCATTTGCGTATCCAATCGCCGATCACGGTCTTCGCGAAAGAGCCCGCTTCCAGCTCAACCGTACCCTGAATTTACAGCTTGCCCTTGACACTTGGAAACAAGAGCAGGTCCCCCCCAAAAAACTACCAAACCCTCAGTCGCCTCAACGTCGTTACTCCGAACAATCCACTCTCATACGAGCTTGAAAAGAAGTACCGCGAGAAAAGAGAGCAAATAGGCAAACCTCATTTTCTCTTGCGATGGCTCGCACTGAGCAACTCCCAACACTGCTAGTATCCACCCGAACCCTACAACATTCGCAATAGGATAGGTCGTAAAAATAAAGATCAATAGAGCTATATTCCCTATCTTCGTCACAACCCGGCAGGCCGGAATCAAGAAGCACGCTCCCACTAAAACGTCGATTACGAGACCCCACCAGGTCATGAAGGAAGCGAGAGCTCGAACCTCTTCGACACCATTCAACGGAAGTTCCCTTGACAGACTCGAAGACTCCCTGAAAGCCATCCACCTTTCAAAATTGCGGCTCAGATCAGATAGTTCGAGACCGGTCACAAATGTAGCTAGATCATGAAATCTCGGATCCAATAGCAAATGATAGCTAAACATATCTCCGCTCATGTATTGCGGAGAGAGCAATTTGTTCAAAGCCGCAAGCGACATTGCCAAGCCTATCAACGCACGAGCGTTCCACTCGAAATTGAATTCCCCAATCCAAGCAAGGCACGCTATCGAGAAGACCCAATACATTATCAGGTAATCGTGATTATCAATTATGTCCCAATTTAGATAGTTCGCATAGAATACGAAAATAGAGGTGAAAACCCAATACAACCAATCCCGCAAACACGCTTTCCACAGAAAGCCGACAATCACCAACAGCTTAATCGGAATATTAACCGGGCTCCCGTCCCCAGCGTGCAGAAACAGCACGAAAAGGGTCAGTGTGAGAACCAGCTGAACTTGATTTTCGGGCCTAGCCACCTGCTGGGGGACTCGAAACAGCTCCGAGATGGCCTCTGCAATTCTCGATCCCCTACTCACTGCCCCTGCCATTTTATGGTCTCTTCAATAACGGGCACCAACTTCAGAGTGCCTCTGGATCGGTCGAACCTAACTCTATTCAACTCAACTTCGATCATCTCGACTCCTAGCTCCTTCGCCATCTTCGCGCTAAGACCCGATGAAACATTTTTATAAATCGCAGAGAACGAACGCTGCACGAGCTCTTCGTCCCGGCTCAGATCGTGGTCGATCGGCAACCACTCCGCCGTAGAGAACTGTTCCATGACTCTCCGCAATCGCTGCCTCGACGGCATTGTTCTGAGCTTTGCATCCTGTCCTCTAGGAAGCGACACCGCAGCAGGAAACCGCTCTCCCGACTCCGTCACCAGCGTTACTCTCAACAGACGATTTCCAGGGTCATCGTAGCTAGAGAACATTCCGAAGCCCCCTCCCTTCCAAACCGAGAGCTCACCCGTCCTGGAGAAGTAGAACTGGGTAAGAGCGACACCCAACAACAAAAGTATTGGTGCCCACTTCAACCGTCTCTGATCCATGAGCTAGATCATTAGAAAGGTTTCTCCAAATTCCAACAACTTGATTTCGAATGCCACACTTTCTTAGCACAGCGTCCCCGGCCCCGAACAGGGCTTCGACACCGCAGAACCTAGTTCCGAGGGGTGCGAAGGCTCTTCATGGAGAAATTGGAAAAGAAGGCTAGAGCTTGCCCGCCCTCTAGCCACAACGTAGGGACAGGAGCGACGGTAACCGTTCCAGAGCCCAAGAAGCGAGAGGGCTTTCGAAAAACAGCTCGGTCCTTGGAAGATGCTTCCTGATGCTACTACTTCCCGCCTAACAATCGCCGCTAAGTAAGTCCAATCCGGATTCTAGTCTCTTGCAGAGCGACGAGCCCAACGGCCTGCTCCCGCGACAGCAGCGATACCCATAAGGACAAGTACTGCAGTGCTACCCGAATCAGGCACCGGCTCAAGCGGATTGGTTTCGCCCGTTTCATCGGTCGGATAATAATCTTCGTCCGCGTTCAATGATTGAGCACTTAGAACAATGCCGAGGAACAGCAGGCTGAATTTGAGAGAACTGAGAAGCTTTGGGGTATTAAGAACAGTTTTCATGAGTATCAGACAACTTAAACCGGGCCAAATCGATTCTCAACGAGAACAAAAACCGCCAATAACAGCTAATCCCCTCATCTTTATACACTTAAAGCCAAATCAAGAACCAGCAAGCGAGCCATACAAATCAGAAAGCGTAAAGTTTACCGACAAAACCATCTCGACTTTACAGATCCTAACTTAGCTCGCGAGCGCGGCGTCCGGAAGGTGACGCCCAAAGCACCGAGCCCCCTGCAGCCCCGCTCCCCTCAACACTGACTATCCAACCGACAACCCGCTAGACACTATCAGCCTGGTCCCGCCCCATGCAGGACAACCTAGGTCAAGAAAACAATCCCTAACTATGGACATTGAAGGTGCAGCAATCAGGACTCACCATCTGCAGTATACCAGCCAACCTGACAAATGTTCTCTGCAACCAATCACTAACGTCTGAGTTTTGATTCAGAAAAATCTGCCTCTGGCATTGCTTAAAAACGAAGCCTGACTCTTTGTCACCAAGCTTCATCTTAGCCTACCAAAGAGAAACCAAACTTTCACTGTCTAAAGCTGTGGAGATTATAGCTGACGGAAACCGACACAAGACATCGGTATCGAATACACGTCACCGCTAAAATTTCCGTCGATCACTTCCACTAAAACATTCGTCATACCGTCATAATTTTCGACGAGTTCAACAAGATGCATTTCGATGGACATCGGGGCGTTTGAACAATCGAATGGTCCGTCAAACTCCTCCCCCATGGCTTCAGCCTTACCTCTAGCAAAAACAACATGCCCTACGCACCGGACAATATAAACTGTTACATAGCACATACTAAAAGGTCTCCATTCTCTTCTTCCATTTCCCGAGTATATCCCTACCCAGTCCCTGCAGCCAAATCTCCAACTCTGCTTTGTTATTCTTTCCTGCACCAAGGCCCAACTGTGCATCAGACGGCTTGGCGTCGGGGCCTCGAAGAGTTTTCAAAGCACTAAGTTTTTCACCAATATCAATGCTCCCATCAGAATCACTATCTTGATCATAAATCCAACCAGACAGTTCACTACTTAAAGTAACAATTTGTTCCCCCTCTTTAAACCCCTCTGCAAAAACCTTTTCCTCATTTAATTCAGAAGGGGTTTCAGCAGCCGGATTAACAGATGCTGCGCCCCCTTTCCATGCAAGGATCTGCGCTGCCGCCCCTGTCACAAAATACTGGCTAATAGATGAACTACCTTCGTCACCTCCCTTTGACTTCCCCTTCCCACTTCCGGCAAAAGTACCCATAACAGAAAGCGAATCAGAAATAACATACCCGGACTCACTCATCTCAAAAGTTCCTGCAAACTTCCCATCCTCGTAAAACTCCTTGAATGAGGCTGCCTTACTCATTTCGGCGCTAATGAGGCTTTTGGCAGTAGACCTATTTTGAGCGGTCAAAACTCCACCCGCAGACGGAGTCAGTACTTTTTTTATCTGTTCCAGCAAAACCAACGACTTTCCATCATCTCGTTTACCAACCTCGAGAACCTGCTCCATTAAGTCCAGAGATTGAGCATCATCTCCATTTTCGATAGACAACAACACCTGCCTTAAAATCGCATTAGTTGTCGGCTGAGAAGCCGAAAAATTATCCTCTGTCTCTTTCTGTTCCCAGTATACGGGAACTTTAGCTCCCTCTTGACGAGCGTATCCGATATTTATTTCAGGAACTGACTGAGCATTTGTACCAACTTTCACCCCTAGCTGGGTACTTGTAGCAAACGTAACTGCATTACCGTGCTTACATCCATAAAAAACACAGCCCCCAAGGCCAACCAATATGAGAATAATTATTTTTTTCATTACTTAACTAGATATACAACCGAAACCCCCGCTTCTTTCGCAGCAGCCACAAAAATTTCTGCCGTTAAATCGTTTTCAATTTCCGCTACCAACACAGATCCACCGTCAATCGAGTATTCTCTCAATTTGCTGATACCAACGACAAGATTAGAGTCTTCAACAGCAACTCCAAAATTGGTACTCCCAACATAGCTCACACCCGGGTCCTGACCTTGAAGCTCATCTACTAGAATCCTTGTAATCCCTATAAATAACTTTGGCTCACCGGACTTAATCCGGAGAGTGCAACCAGAAAGGAACAAGCAAACAAACGTTATAAAAACCCAGTAAATTGGCAGTCTATAGTTTAGCATATCTTGTGTCAAAAAGGTACATCATCGACAGGACGCTCCCCACCCCACGAACTACGTATTTCCTGAATTAATTCATTGAATTAGGGGGCGTGATCGGCCATATTCGCTGGCGAATCCTCCTCTAGTTTAATCCAATGTCCTACGAAATACGGGAATCCGATTTCAGGGTGCTGCGGGACTTCGGGCGCCACCTCTCGTTGCTGTTACATCGAGACGAGCTCTCCGAGTGCACCTTGCTCTACCTGAATCGACTCATCCCCAGCGACTGCGTTTGCTGGAACGAGTGGACCCCAGCGTTCACTTTTCTTAAGGAAAGCCACGTCACGGAAAGCCATCGCTCCCGCATCGGCAGGCTAATTCCCTCCCTGGTGGAGAACCTGAAGCACCATCCCGTGATCACCCATGTGGGCTGGCATCGACTGCTGCCACATCCCTATCGGCTCTCCGACTACCAATGCGACGCCTTCTTTCGCGACAACCCGCTCTACCAAGAGGTCTATCGCCACCTAGAGGCCCGCTACCAGCTGGCTTTCCCCTTCTGCACTACCTCTACCACCGAATTCCTCCTCATCCTCAATCGACGCTACCGCGACTTCACGGAGCACGAGCGACAACTTCTACAGACTGCCGGACAGATCGTCGCCCCCTTCCTGCACCGCATGCACGCCAAAGAGATTGCCCAACGCAAGGCCGAGATCGTGGCCGTCATCATGGAACAGACCTACGGCTTGCTCCACCTCGACACCCTCAGCCCCGGCGAGCTGCTGCTGCTCAAAGCCCTTGCCGCCGGCCAAAGCGTCAGCGAAGTAGCCACCGCACGCCACATCCGCCGTGACACCCTCAGCCGCCAGCTTTCCGCTGCCCGCGAGAAACTGAAGCTCACCTCCAACAAGGAACTCCTCGCCACCCTCCGCTCCGACAGCCCACTCAATACAACTGATCCGAAGTAGTCAGAGGAGCTTCAACGAGCCAAGACCGCCGAGTCAACGCCCCGGCCTACAAAATGACGGGGCCCCATACTCACCAAACAAATCCAATCCGTGTTTCTCCGTGTATATCCGTGGTTCCAAATAATAACAACATCCTCCGCCCTCCATGTCCGAGAACGAGATAGCCGAGCAAATCCTTCAGGAGTTCCGCAGCAGCGAAACCCTCGCCCTCGACATTCGCCGACTCACCTCCCTCTTCGCTCTGCTAGGCCAGCTCGGCTGGTCTATCGCGTCCCAAGACTCCCGCTACCGCAATCGCTATCACCTGCACGGCCAAGCCCGCCTGCAATTCGACACAGCGCACATCACCCGCAAGCAACTCTTGGCCCACCTCAAAATCCAGCCCGAAAAGCGCTACTTGCACGAAAGCAGCCAACTCGTCATCTGGCGTAACCAAGAAAGCGATACACTTCAAAAAGCTGAAATTCCCCTCACCAAACGCGAAAGCGAAATCCACGCCCTCCTGCTCGACGGCCTCACCCTCCCGCAAATCGCCCAAGAGCTCGGCATCAGCAAGCGCACCGCCGAAAAGCACGCTCAAAACCTCTACAAGAAGAAAGGCGTGCACACCTACAACGAACTGCTCTTCCAAAGCTAAGTTCCTAGACAAAAGACACGAAGCCAGAAGCGCCCGCCTCACTTAAGCATCGAGCAAAAACCATGACGCCTACACTTTCTCGAAACGCAGGACACTACGCTCGTGGACAGCGCCACCGATAAGCTCAGCTTCCAGTGCGCATCACTTGAACTACACGAGGAAGCGACAGGCACATACTGGATGGCCTGAAGGTATTAAATTTACGAAGTAAGATCCAAATCTTGCAGTTCTTCCTAGGGGAAAGGATTAGAGTCTCGAATCCAAGGTCCGTATAATTGACATATCTAAACCTAGGGTTCTACCTCGTTTTCGTGAATCCTCTCAAATCCCTAGCGATTTCTCCCATTCGAGCGAGAAAGGCGCTCCCCACGGAAAAACAGTCACGACTGCAACTAGCGACTACGGCAGTACTGGTCATGCATTAAAGAAATGCAAACAAGGTCCCTTCTCGATTTTTGACCCGAACCCGTGTCTCAAGATTCCCAATACGCGATGTGAAGCGTATCAAGCCTAGGGAGAGATCGCCCTCATCCCTAGTTAACGAACAGTCCGCACCCATCCCTAGACCTCAACCACCCGAACACATCCCATCACGACTCCGAAAAACTCTGTTCCCTCAGCCGCAGTCGTTTGCGCTCTCGCCAGCACGACAGTCGCTAAGACACAAATTCAAAAGCTTCTCCTCAAATAAGATGATCACAAGATTCCGACTCCTCTTTTTAACATTAACAATCCTCTCAAGCTGCGGGCTACGGGCTGGGGTAGTGAGCTTTGAGCTTCTCAGGGACCAATCTGGTCGTGTCCAAAGATTCAACCCACTAGACTCAAACTCCGTTGGGAGCGTTGCCGTCGGAAATGGCATATTCGGTGAGGGTTTGTATATTTGGAGTGAAGAATACGGACACGTGACCCTAGTCCGTACGGCGAGAGAATACGAATCTAGCCAAGGTTGGGCGGTCTCAGAAGATGGCAAGACAGTTGCAGGCCGCTTACGGTCGGAAAACGGGGCTCAAGCCTTTCGCTGGACCAAGGAGGAAGGGTTCCGAGTGCTTGGAAGAATAGACACAACTAGACCTTATGACTTGGCGCTCGATATATCTGCCGATGGCTCAGTGGTTGTGGGCTACGCTGAAAGCTCAAAAGGCACTCAAGCATTCCGCTGGTCGGAATCCGAAGGCTTGATAGGCCTAGGCTTTCTAGGTGGATTTCCGCACAGCGAAGCACGAATCGTTTCCGAGGATGGAGAGACTATTTGGGGATTTTCGGATACCGCGAGGGGCGAGGAGATCTTTAAATGGACATACGATTCCGGCATGGAAGGCCTAGGCATTTTTGGTGAACCAGAAGATGCCAATTCAGAGGGAACTGTCTTAGTTGGGAGATTTAATAGAGATTCTAATGATCGATATAATGGACACGACGCATTTAGGTGGGAAAAGGGGAAAGGCAGCATACGCCTAGCTGGACCGAATGAGAACGAACGGAGTAACTCTCTCGCCAAAGCCGTTTCGGAAAACGGGCAAATGGTTGTGGGGTATGCTCAAGAATACCGGCACGGTCCCAAATTGGGTGTTTTTTGGCATGAGGCAGTAAACTGGAGGGCGACGACTCTTAATGAATATTTTGACTCAAACGGGTTCAATCGTAATGGACTCTCATTTACTACTATTACAGACGCTTCAGCAGACGGGTTAACGTTATTCGGATATTGCCAATATAATGGAAGAGGTTCAAACTATCCATTCCGGGTTCAGCTAGACCTGGGGACACCTCCTCCTCCTACAGATTTGTTCAGCGAAGTTCTCGAAGCTCCAATTTTCGGATACACTATTTATTCCTATCCAGAATTCAATCTAGCTACCAGGCTTTCATGGGGGGCATCGGAAGGCGCAGACGTTTCAGAGTATTTGATATATCGCGACGGAGTTTTAATCGGTTCTACCAGCAAAAGTGAATTTGTCGATTCATTTGTTCTTCCCGGGGAGGGCTATTCCTATCATCTGGTCGCTGTAAACACCAAAGGATTTGCCTCGGAGAGATCAGAGAAAATTAACCTCAGGATTCCCAAGGTAGTGAATAGCATTAGAGACGGGGAGTTTCAAAACGACCCCACTCGCAGTGGACCCTGGTCTGTAGTGAAGACTGGCGATGTAGATATCGTGCACTCATCAAAACTCCCCGAGGAAGTAACGGAGGACCCGCTTTCCGATACAAACTACCTGACAATAAAATCCGAAACGTCGGATGACGAGTGGACCCTGGGTCAGCTCATCAGAGATGTTAACGAATTTGGCGAGTATCAATTGTCGTTCTCCGCCAGATCGAAGGAGGGGTCAGATCTTGTCGTAGCCCTAAAAGGAGAGGGCTATGGCGACGTTGAGGATCCATTCTTCCTAACTCCTACCACCTTTAATCTCACTCCGAAATGGCAAGTGTTCACGGTTAATTTCAACATAGACGATAGGTTCAAAAGACTTGACCATCTCTTGATCGCGATCGGGAACAACGAGGACCTGAAGGAAAATGAGTCCATCGATATCGACCATATAGTACTTTGGAATCGACTGGGGGCTGAAACACCCATGCCGCAGAAGCCGACCGAGCTAAACGCTCGATTCGTTTCCCGTTCAGCAGTATTGCTCGAGTGGGATCTTCCCATTGGGACCGCAGGGGTTGTTGAATACGAAATCATACGCGACGGTAAGATCGTCGGCTCTAGCAACAACCGCAGTTACATCGACCAAAAGTTAGCCACACCCGGGCCCTACCTGTACGAGATTGTCGCCATTGACAGCCAAGGCAATCGATCCGCTCCCTCGCCAGCAAGAAAGGTCTTCAACGGCCCGAATGTTCAAGCATCTGATATCGTACCTTACCTTACTTTAGGAAATATGTCCCCAGACGGGAAGGCATTCCTTTGGGCTGTCAGATCTGAACTGACAGGGAATATGCAGATCAAGAAATGGACAGAGGCAGGTGAAGTCGTTGTAAGTGAGCAAGAAGAGCCTTATTCTTTAGCGATCTGGTCCGTAGCAAATGAAGGTCGTGCCGCTGCTGGCATGGCCAGTCATCCCGAGTTGGACTATTCCGTTCCATTTCATTGGTCAGAGTGTGATGGTCTGAAATACATTGATTTAGGTCCATTGGAAGGCATTCGTGGAAGTTTTGCTGTTGAATCAATATCAGCCACCGGAAATGCGATCGTGGGTTCCTTTTGGGAACGTTTCGCTCCCGAGGCATTCAGATGGACCGAGGCAGAGGGGTTGCAGTTGTTAGGAAAGCTTCCGGGTGATTACACCTCATCGTATGGAATCGCAGTTTCTGGGGATGGAAGTGTCGTCGTCGGCCATCACGAGGGCTACCCCTTTAATTATGCCGGTTTCGTTTGGACAGAACGCGGCGGGAGAGAAGAATTCGGACCGTTCCATGTGGAAGGCTCTGAAGGACTCATTGCGGATGTTTCGAGCGACGGTAAGACCTTGATCGGAGAAGCTCGGGTTAGACCGAATAAACCCTTTCAATACCGTTGGTCAGAAGCAGATGGTGTTATCGAATTATCAGGGTTGGACCGCCAGAAACCGTATTATTCGTATGCCGTTTCTGGCGACGGTTCTATGGTTGTTGGAACTGCGAAGGATGCAGAAGACACTTCAAATGCTATCTTTTGGTATCGGAGATACAACTGGTCTCCTATAAATATAAACGAGTTCATGCTATCAGTAGGGCATGACACCAAGGGTGAATTTTATAGTACTATCTCAAATGTGTCAGATGATGGCCGGACGTTACTCTTGGGCGCTGGTGGTTCTAACACAAGAATTCGCCTCAATCTCTCGACCAGAGATTCAGAAAACAATCTAGTCCACAACAGTGGTTTCGAAGAGTCATGGCGATTTTGGGGACTTTCACGTTGGGACCGGAGTCTGAGCAAAGAGAAGAAACTCATTGAAACTCCAGGCTTCATGGAAGAACGCGCAGCTCGCATTCGCATGGGCAACTTGGCTGGCGACCCCAAGACGCTTCACCTGCGCCAAAACGGAATCGAACTGGAACCTAACACTGACTACTACCTCTCCTTCTCTGTTAAGGCTTCCATGCCAGGGAAAGCGATGGTACGTCTCTTCAAGGACGACAACCCAAGCAACAACTATGGCGTTGATGAGGAATTCGAGCTCACTACCGAGTGGCAAACCCATGTCATCGAATTCCGCACCGACGCTCTAGGCGAGTACGTATCCAATGGAAGACTACAGTTCACATTCCTCCGCGGCGGCTTCAAACGCGTGCTCGAGTTCTTTGTAGACGAAGTAGCCATCCACGAAAAGTAGAGCCAGCGGCGACTGGCTTCGGCCTTGATCTCAGAGCGGTCCTCCGCTTGACATCAAGGCCACTCCTCCTCGCCGATCGGCACCCTCACTCCGTTCGCTCGATCACAACCCTCATCTTCTCTGGGCTTCCGCTTTTCACAGCTGCGCAGAGACTGCGGAACCGTTCGCCGTTGGCCGCTTGCAAGTCCGCCTTCATGGAGAAGCTGCGGCGAAACTGGACCGTTTTTCGAGATCCATCCTTAGCGCAGAGCTGGCCGAGAAAGATGAGGAATTTTTCGAGGGCAGTTCGGTCGAGCCCACCCGCTTCGTCTGCGAGCAGCGCCAGCAGCGGAGCAAACACATAGGCCCCATGATCGAATTGCGTGAGAGCGAATGACTGCAAGTCCAACAAGGATCGCTCTATCACCGCTTCGAGAGCGCGAGAGACTTCACTGGACCGCGTATGCAAGCGATTCTCAGCCGTCACCATTCTCCTGATACGCACCACTGTGCGCTCGAAGCACGCAGCGTTCTCCAAGAGGGCCAGAGAGGCTGATTTCGCATCGCTGCCAGCAAAGGTTTCTGCGATATCGAAAAGCTCATCGGCGATCTCCGTGTAAAAGACGATGCGACTCTCATCGAGATAGAAGGTGCCTGTATCGAAATTCCCGCTCGCTCCCGCATCGCAGCAGGTCATCACCACCAGAAAGTCGAGAAACAAGCGCTTGCGACGCGTATCCATCCTTAAGAGTTCCAAGAGGACAGGCTCAAGAAAGACGTTGGAAACCTCCCCTAAGCGAGCAATGCCGAGATGACTGTGAAAACGGCTCAAGTGCACCAGCAAGGCTGCATTTTCCTCGCTCCATCCTAGCTCATCCGCCAATCGACCAGCCTTAGCCAAGACATAGTCACCCGAACGCTCCTCATGCCCGCTGCCATCGTAGCGGAGGGTTTTCAGATCGCACTTTCCAATGTCGTGTACGCGCATGATCCACGCCAAGAACTGGGAGGGGCCCCGCAATTCCTCCGCCTCTTCCGAAGCGAGCGCTGCCGCGAGGCGATTCGCGACCCGATCAAAGAGGGCAACCCCTCTGTCCCCCAAAAGCCTACCGATCTCATTACCCGCATTCGAGCCGCTCCAAACCACTTCGCCAGCGAGTTCCATGCATCGCTCAAGGTGGGCCTGCTCCGTCGGGATTGAGGAAGTGGCAATGCGCAAACCGCTAATCTCCTCTGCAAAAACGTCTTCAAAAGATCTCATAGGATAGCGAAAGCTAGAGGCAAAAGGGACCATTGTTCAAAGCTCAAGTAGCACCTCTAACATTCGCTTCCAGAGCTGGCCCCATGAATCCGAATCCAAGAGACTGTCCCATAAGTCGCGTATTCGTAGGGTTGGACCTTGGTCCAGACCGCTTCGCGCTATGAAATGCGTTTGCACTGCAGTCTGCAGCAAGCTGCACCCCTGCTACGCGGATGAGCCTACAGTCTTATGGGACCGTCTCTAAGATTGCCGGCAAGCTGGCGTTTCCAGCTCGATCGATCGCGAAGAGAGCGATCGCTTCGGGCTTCCTCGCGAAAGTGAAAGAGGCTTCGGAGCTTAGGAGGATTTGGGTCTGCCATTCGCCCGACTCGAGCGACTGGATCGCCCATTTCCACGGCGGCTCGTTTTTGACTGTGGAAAACGACAAGACGAGGCTCCCGCTTTCGTCGAGGCTGGCGGCGAGCGATGGGGCGATGGCTTCGCCCTCGGCGAGCCAAGGAAAGGCGGGCGCCAGGGCTGGTTCAGAAAAAGAGCGATCCGCAAGCTCCTGAACAAGCTCGGGGACTGCAGCGAGCACCGCAGCGCTCCAGAAGATCTGCCCCTCCGCCTTCGATTGCGCTCGAGTCAATTCTACTTGTCTCACGATTTCGGATACTTCCCAATCGCTCGCCGTCTTGATCGCGTTCATGCCCGGAAAAATATGACGCCCCTTCGGATTCTCGGAACACCACCAGTCCAGCAAAACAGGAAAGCTAGTGGGCGGATGGTCTACGGGCCAATACAACTGCGGAGCAAGGTAGTCGCACCAACCTTCCCGCAGCCACTTTCGGGCGTCAGCATAGAGCATGGCGTAGGCATCGAGGCCTTGAATCGTTGAAGGATTATTCGGCCGCCAAATCCCGAAAGGGCTTATACCAAATTTCAGCTGCGGCTTCTTGTCACGTATTTCCTGACACACGAGCTGAATAAACTGATCCACGTTGCGCCTTCGCCAATCATATCGGCTAAGTCCGGAATCCTTTCCGAAACGTTCCCAACTCTCATTGTCAGGAAATTCCAAATACTTACCCGAGGCATCCGTTTCCGGGTAAGGATAAAAATAGTCATCGAAGTGAACGGCATCAATGTCGTAGCGCTCGACCACGTCAAGCAACACGCTGAGCGTATGAGCCTGGACTTCCGGCTCACCTGGATCG
This region includes:
- a CDS encoding Dabb family protein, which codes for MNQPNRRKFLVGAAALGAASALPALSGKELDSSHKLVHHVFFWLKRPDSQEDLQLLLEGIRGLARVPSVKGLHVGVPASTEKREVVDNSFSASEILFFDSVEGQDAYQVHPLHKEFVEKYSHLWDKVVVYDAISV
- a CDS encoding VPDSG-CTERM sorting domain-containing protein, which gives rise to MKTVLNTPKLLSSLKFSLLFLGIVLSAQSLNADEDYYPTDETGETNPLEPVPDSGSTAVLVLMGIAAVAGAGRWARRSARD
- a CDS encoding LuxR C-terminal-related transcriptional regulator — translated: MSYEIRESDFRVLRDFGRHLSLLLHRDELSECTLLYLNRLIPSDCVCWNEWTPAFTFLKESHVTESHRSRIGRLIPSLVENLKHHPVITHVGWHRLLPHPYRLSDYQCDAFFRDNPLYQEVYRHLEARYQLAFPFCTTSTTEFLLILNRRYRDFTEHERQLLQTAGQIVAPFLHRMHAKEIAQRKAEIVAVIMEQTYGLLHLDTLSPGELLLLKALAAGQSVSEVATARHIRRDTLSRQLSAAREKLKLTSNKELLATLRSDSPLNTTDPK
- a CDS encoding helix-turn-helix transcriptional regulator — encoded protein: MSENEIAEQILQEFRSSETLALDIRRLTSLFALLGQLGWSIASQDSRYRNRYHLHGQARLQFDTAHITRKQLLAHLKIQPEKRYLHESSQLVIWRNQESDTLQKAEIPLTKRESEIHALLLDGLTLPQIAQELGISKRTAEKHAQNLYKKKGVHTYNELLFQS
- a CDS encoding carbohydrate binding domain-containing protein yields the protein MTLVRTAREYESSQGWAVSEDGKTVAGRLRSENGAQAFRWTKEEGFRVLGRIDTTRPYDLALDISADGSVVVGYAESSKGTQAFRWSESEGLIGLGFLGGFPHSEARIVSEDGETIWGFSDTARGEEIFKWTYDSGMEGLGIFGEPEDANSEGTVLVGRFNRDSNDRYNGHDAFRWEKGKGSIRLAGPNENERSNSLAKAVSENGQMVVGYAQEYRHGPKLGVFWHEAVNWRATTLNEYFDSNGFNRNGLSFTTITDASADGLTLFGYCQYNGRGSNYPFRVQLDLGTPPPPTDLFSEVLEAPIFGYTIYSYPEFNLATRLSWGASEGADVSEYLIYRDGVLIGSTSKSEFVDSFVLPGEGYSYHLVAVNTKGFASERSEKINLRIPKVVNSIRDGEFQNDPTRSGPWSVVKTGDVDIVHSSKLPEEVTEDPLSDTNYLTIKSETSDDEWTLGQLIRDVNEFGEYQLSFSARSKEGSDLVVALKGEGYGDVEDPFFLTPTTFNLTPKWQVFTVNFNIDDRFKRLDHLLIAIGNNEDLKENESIDIDHIVLWNRLGAETPMPQKPTELNARFVSRSAVLLEWDLPIGTAGVVEYEIIRDGKIVGSSNNRSYIDQKLATPGPYLYEIVAIDSQGNRSAPSPARKVFNGPNVQASDIVPYLTLGNMSPDGKAFLWAVRSELTGNMQIKKWTEAGEVVVSEQEEPYSLAIWSVANEGRAAAGMASHPELDYSVPFHWSECDGLKYIDLGPLEGIRGSFAVESISATGNAIVGSFWERFAPEAFRWTEAEGLQLLGKLPGDYTSSYGIAVSGDGSVVVGHHEGYPFNYAGFVWTERGGREEFGPFHVEGSEGLIADVSSDGKTLIGEARVRPNKPFQYRWSEADGVIELSGLDRQKPYYSYAVSGDGSMVVGTAKDAEDTSNAIFWYRRYNWSPININEFMLSVGHDTKGEFYSTISNVSDDGRTLLLGAGGSNTRIRLNLSTRDSENNLVHNSGFEESWRFWGLSRWDRSLSKEKKLIETPGFMEERAARIRMGNLAGDPKTLHLRQNGIELEPNTDYYLSFSVKASMPGKAMVRLFKDDNPSNNYGVDEEFELTTEWQTHVIEFRTDALGEYVSNGRLQFTFLRGGFKRVLEFFVDEVAIHEK
- a CDS encoding glycoside hydrolase family 10 protein, which encodes MAILVVAFGLVGCGQKSIETEPPELDLPPLPREFRGIWIPTVSNICWPSASGLSVAQQKAELIALLDQSASLNLNAVVLQVRSMCDAFYPSEIEPWSAYLTGVEGQAPSPEYDPLAFAVEEAHRRGLELHAWFNPYRARSLNAKIKSAPDHITERRPDLVRRYGRYLWLDPGEPEVQAHTLSVLLDVVERYDIDAVHFDDYFYPYPETDASGKYLEFPDNESWERFGKDSGLSRYDWRRRNVDQFIQLVCQEIRDKKPQLKFGISPFGIWRPNNPSTIQGLDAYAMLYADARKWLREGWCDYLAPQLYWPVDHPPTSFPVLLDWWCSENPKGRHIFPGMNAIKTASDWEVSEIVRQVELTRAQSKAEGQIFWSAAVLAAVPELVQELADRSFSEPALAPAFPWLAEGEAIAPSLAASLDESGSLVLSFSTVKNEPPWKWAIQSLESGEWQTQILLSSEASFTFARKPEAIALFAIDRAGNASLPAILETVP